A region of uncultured Desulfobacter sp. DNA encodes the following proteins:
- the flhB gene encoding flagellar biosynthesis protein FlhB, whose protein sequence is MAEDPEGGGEKTEDASGRKLTKAREEGQVAKSMEIPSVFVLLGGVMALYATASFFYQNCVEVFRYNFIFERIPELGVADLTTMLIYHAKKMFLMCLPVFAAVCTMAFLSNVAQVGFHISWKVFEPKLSKLNPVSGLMNKFSSRALIDFLKSLAKLAVIASICYLATKDELSRIITLYDNSIAQILVFLFIKSFWIFIKVCMVMVLVAILDYAFQKWKFLEDQKMTKKEVKDERKQTDGDPAVKSRIRQLQMAAARKRMMASVPKADVIVTNPTHLAVALQYDKTKMDAPTVVAKGAGAVAENIKKIARENDVPIVEDKPLARNLYRSVDIGGQVPFEYYQAVAELLAYVYGLKNGRKG, encoded by the coding sequence ATGGCCGAAGATCCAGAGGGTGGCGGCGAGAAGACCGAAGACGCGTCGGGGCGAAAACTCACCAAGGCAAGGGAGGAAGGCCAGGTTGCCAAAAGCATGGAAATTCCTTCGGTGTTTGTCTTGTTGGGCGGCGTTATGGCATTGTATGCAACGGCTTCCTTCTTCTATCAGAACTGTGTGGAGGTGTTTCGTTACAATTTTATATTTGAGCGGATACCGGAACTGGGCGTGGCAGACCTGACAACCATGCTGATTTATCACGCCAAAAAGATGTTCTTAATGTGCCTGCCTGTATTTGCAGCAGTTTGTACTATGGCCTTTTTGTCCAACGTTGCCCAGGTTGGATTCCACATCTCCTGGAAGGTCTTTGAACCCAAATTGAGCAAGTTGAACCCTGTTAGCGGGCTCATGAATAAATTTTCATCCCGGGCCTTGATCGACTTTCTGAAATCACTGGCAAAACTTGCCGTGATTGCATCAATTTGTTATCTGGCCACAAAGGACGAGCTTTCCAGGATTATTACCCTTTACGATAACTCCATCGCCCAAATCCTTGTTTTTCTTTTTATCAAGTCATTTTGGATTTTCATCAAAGTTTGCATGGTGATGGTATTGGTTGCCATCCTGGATTATGCTTTCCAGAAATGGAAGTTTTTGGAAGACCAGAAAATGACCAAAAAAGAGGTCAAAGACGAGCGCAAGCAGACGGACGGTGATCCAGCTGTTAAATCCAGGATTCGGCAACTCCAGATGGCTGCCGCCAGAAAACGGATGATGGCTTCCGTGCCCAAGGCGGATGTGATTGTAACCAACCCGACACACCTTGCCGTGGCCTTGCAATATGACAAAACAAAAATGGATGCGCCCACGGTTGTGGCCAAGGGAGCCGGGGCCGTGGCCGAAAACATCAAAAAAATTGCCCGGGAAAATGATGTTCCCATCGTGGAAGACAAACCATTGGCCCGAAATTTGTATAGATCAGTAGATATCGGCGGGCAGGTTCCATTTGAATATTACCAGGCGGTAGCTGAACTGCTTGCCTACGTTTACGGACTTAAGAACGGCCGGAAAGGTTAA